One stretch of Rosistilla oblonga DNA includes these proteins:
- a CDS encoding MarR family winged helix-turn-helix transcriptional regulator, with product MHFDSESSPGFAIGRVAYLIRSGMAAELKKAGWPFSPEETQTLITLSDAGEPRSMNELASLMIRDPTTVKRQLDRLVEHQFVERSASSEDARIVMIRLTRRGEQKLQKILPLLDDLRKTALQGIPKSDLETTRNVLQKMQINLRNHVAKD from the coding sequence ATGCACTTTGATTCCGAATCCTCGCCCGGATTTGCCATAGGGCGTGTCGCTTATCTGATTCGTAGTGGGATGGCGGCAGAGCTGAAGAAAGCCGGCTGGCCCTTTTCGCCGGAGGAAACGCAGACGTTGATCACGTTGTCCGACGCCGGGGAACCGAGGAGTATGAACGAGTTGGCATCGCTGATGATTCGCGATCCAACGACGGTGAAACGCCAGTTGGATCGGTTGGTCGAACATCAATTTGTCGAACGCAGTGCCTCGAGCGAAGACGCCCGGATTGTGATGATCCGCTTGACTCGCCGTGGCGAACAGAAACTGCAGAAGATCCTCCCACTGCTGGATGACTTGCGAAAAACTGCATTGCAGGGAATCCCCAAGTCTGACTTGGAAACAACGCGAAACGTCTTGCAAAAAATGCAGATCAACTTAAGAAACCACGTCGCAAAGGATTAA
- the alaS gene encoding alanine--tRNA ligase, whose translation MKTDELREMYLDFYVSKGHTLQGSDVLVPTWDPSVLFTPAGMNQFKDHFLGKVKLDFTRATTCQKCLRTGDIENVGRTAYHHTFFEMLGNFSFGDYFKAEAIHWAWEFLTSKKWLNIPAGRLNVTVYKDDDEAFGIWHEQIGLPTSKIARMDEDENFWPASAPSQGPDGVCGPCSEIYYELEGGESVEIWNLVFTQFNRIGSPPDNLHPLPSKNIDTGMGLERCASVLQGQPTNYHIDNLFPIVQAAAEVCSRNYSLDSDDGRRLRRITDHVRACTFSIHENVYPGPDKAKYVVRRLIRRAVLDGHQMGLREPFLHQIVPAVVEQMKRPYPELAESVQRVTRVMQKEEEAFFQTLDAALSRIDQMFTRMEDVAGVMVDGNEAADLYKTYGVPPELLQTLASEKNLTFDWDGYNKSMDQHAVDSGAGQKELFQTGPLETLKESLRETPFLGYEQISASCHVKGIIVGNTDGDEHLLGKVAAGGADQELRVVLDHTPFYAESGGQVGDVGTIHNDDFEFHVTDTQKHAALIVHYGHLVRGTIHENATVTADVDATRRGAISRAHSATHILHHALQKHVGQHAQQQGSKVEADVLRFDFTNQEALSETQIEAIQSDVLEHVAAGDPIRWDTVPLADARAAGAMMLFGEKYPDPVRMVSMGEFSKELCGGTHLDNTGDVQAFELTSEESVSSNTRRIVALTGEKAKAYRQQTTEILEAAAKQLACPVAAVSEATKSLIDQVRKLKKQLASGNADVQKRTPVTGGGGEASYAKMKLIVRDTARMLNVAAADVSSRIDALLADEKSLIQQLANLTAGEQVTADDLLADAETVGEALLIVRTIDGANPNVIRQLIDQLRKKSDKPVAVLLATVVGGDKVILVAGISKSLVEGGMSAGKWVGEVAAVVGGGGGGKPDLAQAGGKDPEKLPAAIDKAKEVGRSMIG comes from the coding sequence ATGAAGACCGACGAACTGCGTGAAATGTACTTGGATTTCTATGTCAGCAAAGGACATACGCTGCAGGGAAGCGATGTGCTGGTGCCGACCTGGGATCCCTCGGTGCTGTTCACTCCCGCGGGCATGAACCAGTTCAAGGATCACTTCCTGGGCAAGGTGAAGCTCGATTTCACGCGGGCGACGACCTGCCAAAAGTGTCTGCGAACCGGCGACATCGAAAACGTCGGCCGCACCGCCTACCACCACACCTTCTTCGAGATGCTGGGCAACTTCAGCTTCGGCGATTATTTCAAGGCCGAAGCGATCCACTGGGCGTGGGAATTCCTGACCAGCAAGAAGTGGTTGAACATCCCCGCCGGCCGGCTGAACGTGACGGTCTACAAAGACGATGACGAAGCGTTTGGGATCTGGCACGAACAGATCGGCCTGCCGACATCCAAGATCGCCCGGATGGACGAGGACGAAAACTTCTGGCCCGCCAGCGCGCCGAGCCAGGGCCCCGATGGCGTCTGCGGTCCCTGCAGCGAGATCTATTACGAATTGGAAGGTGGCGAATCGGTCGAGATCTGGAACCTCGTCTTCACCCAGTTCAACCGCATCGGCAGCCCTCCCGACAACCTGCATCCGCTGCCCAGCAAAAACATCGACACCGGAATGGGGCTGGAACGCTGTGCCAGCGTCCTGCAGGGTCAACCGACCAATTACCACATCGATAATCTGTTCCCGATCGTGCAAGCTGCCGCCGAAGTCTGCAGCCGCAATTATTCGTTGGACAGCGACGATGGCCGCCGCTTGCGACGGATCACCGATCACGTCCGCGCCTGCACTTTTTCGATCCACGAAAACGTCTACCCCGGCCCCGACAAAGCCAAATATGTCGTCCGCCGCTTGATCCGCCGCGCCGTCTTGGACGGACATCAAATGGGTTTACGTGAACCGTTCCTGCACCAAATCGTGCCGGCGGTTGTCGAACAGATGAAGAGGCCGTATCCGGAACTGGCTGAATCGGTTCAACGCGTCACCCGCGTGATGCAGAAAGAGGAAGAAGCGTTCTTCCAAACGCTCGACGCCGCGCTCTCGCGGATCGATCAGATGTTCACGCGGATGGAAGATGTCGCCGGCGTGATGGTCGACGGCAACGAAGCGGCCGACCTCTACAAAACCTACGGCGTCCCGCCGGAACTGTTGCAGACGCTGGCATCGGAAAAGAACCTGACCTTCGACTGGGACGGATACAACAAATCGATGGACCAACACGCCGTCGATAGCGGCGCGGGTCAGAAAGAGCTGTTCCAGACCGGTCCTTTGGAAACGCTGAAGGAATCGCTCCGCGAGACTCCGTTCCTGGGCTACGAACAGATCTCGGCCAGCTGCCACGTCAAAGGCATCATCGTCGGCAACACCGATGGCGACGAGCATCTGTTGGGCAAAGTTGCCGCGGGCGGTGCCGATCAAGAACTCCGCGTCGTCTTGGACCACACTCCCTTCTACGCCGAAAGCGGCGGCCAAGTTGGCGACGTCGGGACGATCCACAACGACGATTTTGAGTTCCATGTCACCGACACGCAGAAGCATGCCGCATTGATCGTCCATTACGGACATCTAGTCCGCGGCACGATCCATGAAAACGCAACGGTCACCGCCGACGTCGACGCGACGCGACGCGGCGCGATCAGCCGCGCCCACTCCGCGACCCACATCCTGCACCACGCGTTGCAAAAACATGTCGGCCAACACGCCCAACAACAGGGATCCAAGGTCGAAGCCGACGTGTTGCGATTCGACTTCACCAATCAAGAAGCCCTTTCCGAAACGCAGATCGAAGCGATTCAAAGCGACGTCTTGGAACATGTCGCCGCCGGCGATCCGATTCGGTGGGACACCGTCCCGTTGGCCGACGCCCGAGCTGCCGGAGCGATGATGCTGTTTGGTGAAAAGTATCCCGACCCGGTACGGATGGTATCGATGGGAGAGTTCTCCAAAGAGTTGTGCGGCGGCACGCACTTGGATAACACCGGCGACGTTCAAGCGTTTGAATTGACAAGCGAGGAGAGCGTTTCCAGCAACACCCGCCGGATCGTGGCGTTGACGGGCGAAAAAGCGAAAGCCTATCGCCAGCAAACGACCGAGATTCTCGAAGCGGCAGCCAAACAATTGGCCTGTCCCGTCGCTGCGGTTAGCGAAGCGACCAAGAGCTTGATCGACCAGGTTCGTAAGCTGAAGAAGCAACTGGCCAGCGGAAACGCCGACGTCCAAAAGCGGACTCCCGTGACCGGCGGCGGTGGCGAGGCGAGCTATGCAAAGATGAAGTTGATCGTCCGCGATACCGCTCGAATGTTGAACGTCGCAGCGGCCGATGTCAGCTCGCGGATCGATGCCCTGTTGGCCGACGAAAAGTCATTGATCCAGCAACTGGCCAACCTGACCGCCGGTGAACAAGTGACCGCCGACGATCTTTTGGCCGACGCCGAAACCGTAGGCGAAGCGCTGTTGATCGTCCGGACGATCGATGGTGCCAATCCCAACGTGATCCGCCAGTTGATCGACCAGCTGCGAAAGAAAAGCGACAAGCCGGTTGCGGTTCTGTTGGCGACGGTTGTTGGCGGCGACAAGGTGATCTTGGTCGCAGGGATCAGCAAATCCCTGGTCGAAGGCGGGATGAGCGCTGGCAAATGGGTTGGCGAAGTCGCAGCGGTCGTCGGTGGCGGCGGCGGTGGCAAACCCGACCTGGCTCAAGCCGGCGGCAAGGATCCCGAAAAACTCCCCGCTGCGATCGACAAGGCGAAAGAGGTCGGTCGATCGATGATCGGCTAA